One Methylosinus sp. C49 DNA segment encodes these proteins:
- the nifB gene encoding nitrogenase cofactor biosynthesis protein NifB, with the protein MESLSTETVEVGGAESIDDVMQKIAEHKGCGTSGGSGKASCGTAAGENDLPQEIWDKVKNHPCYSEEAHHHYARMHVAVAPACNIQCNYCNRKYDCANESRPGVVSEKLTPEQASKKVLAVASTIPQMTVLGIAGPGDPLANPEKTFKTFELIAATAPDIKLCLSTNGLALPEHVDTIAKYNVDHVTITINMVDPDVGAQIYPWIYWQHKRIYGREAAEILTQHQMRGLEMLTERGILCKVNSVMIPGINDKHLVEVNKAVKSRGAFLHNIMPLISSPEHGTVFGLNGQRGPTAQELKALQDSCEGEMNMMRHCRQCRADAVGLLGEDRSAEFTTDKIMAMEVTYDLESRKAYQTKVEEERLKVAAAKNAELATLAGEDNVDIKILIAVATKGSGRVNEHFGHAKEFQIYELSTNGAKFVGHRRVDLYCQGGYGEEDSLDTIIRAINDCTAVFVAKIGGCPKNDLVKAGIDPVDEFAFEFIEQSAITYFKRYLDKVKSGEIEHKERGDATLRQGAFITA; encoded by the coding sequence ATGGAATCTCTATCTACTGAAACCGTCGAGGTCGGCGGGGCTGAATCGATCGATGACGTGATGCAGAAGATTGCCGAGCACAAGGGCTGCGGCACCTCGGGCGGCAGCGGCAAGGCGAGCTGCGGCACGGCGGCTGGCGAGAACGACCTGCCGCAGGAAATCTGGGACAAGGTCAAGAACCATCCTTGCTACAGCGAGGAGGCGCATCACCACTACGCCCGCATGCACGTCGCCGTCGCTCCGGCGTGCAACATCCAGTGCAACTACTGCAATCGCAAATATGATTGCGCCAATGAGTCGCGCCCCGGCGTCGTCTCCGAGAAGCTGACGCCCGAGCAGGCCTCCAAAAAGGTTCTGGCCGTCGCGTCGACCATCCCGCAGATGACGGTTCTCGGCATCGCCGGCCCGGGCGACCCGCTCGCCAACCCGGAGAAGACCTTCAAGACCTTCGAACTGATCGCCGCGACCGCGCCCGACATCAAGCTTTGCCTGTCGACGAATGGTCTGGCTCTGCCGGAGCATGTGGATACGATCGCCAAATACAACGTCGATCACGTCACCATCACCATCAACATGGTCGATCCGGACGTCGGCGCGCAGATCTATCCTTGGATCTACTGGCAGCATAAGCGCATCTATGGCCGCGAGGCCGCCGAGATCCTGACGCAGCACCAGATGCGCGGCCTCGAGATGCTGACCGAGCGCGGCATTCTGTGCAAGGTCAACTCGGTCATGATCCCGGGCATCAACGACAAGCATCTCGTCGAGGTGAACAAGGCCGTGAAGTCGCGCGGGGCGTTCCTGCACAACATCATGCCGCTGATCTCCTCCCCCGAGCACGGCACCGTGTTCGGCCTCAACGGCCAGCGCGGCCCGACGGCTCAAGAGCTGAAGGCGCTGCAGGACAGCTGTGAAGGCGAGATGAACATGATGCGCCATTGCCGCCAGTGCCGCGCCGACGCGGTCGGGCTGCTCGGCGAGGATCGCAGCGCAGAGTTCACGACCGACAAGATCATGGCCATGGAAGTGACCTATGATCTCGAGAGCCGCAAGGCTTATCAGACGAAGGTCGAGGAAGAGCGCCTGAAGGTCGCTGCCGCCAAGAACGCCGAGTTGGCGACGCTCGCCGGCGAGGACAATGTCGACATCAAGATCCTGATCGCCGTGGCGACCAAGGGCTCTGGCCGCGTCAACGAGCACTTTGGCCACGCCAAGGAGTTCCAGATCTACGAGCTCAGCACCAATGGCGCGAAGTTCGTCGGTCATCGTCGTGTCGACCTGTATTGCCAGGGCGGCTATGGCGAGGAGGACAGCCTCGACACGATCATCCGCGCGATCAACGATTGCACGGCCGTGTTCGTCGCCAAGATCGGCGGTTGCCCGAAGAACGATCTGGTCAAGGCCGGCATCGACCCGGTCGATGAGTTCGCCTTCGAGTTCATCGAGCAGTCGGCGATCACCTACTTCAAGCGCTATCTCGACAAGGTGAAGAGCGGCGAGATCGAGCACAAGGAGCGCGGCGACGCGACTCTGCGTCAGGGCGCCTTCATCACGGCCTGA
- a CDS encoding 4Fe-4S binding protein — protein sequence MTARWRSKQMTYKIVASQCTSCSACEAECPNVAISEKNGTFVINPKKCTECIGYFDVPQCVAVCPVDDTCVIDTSLPRYQAAGGAA from the coding sequence GTGACGGCTCGATGGAGGAGCAAGCAAATGACCTACAAGATCGTTGCTTCGCAATGCACGTCCTGCTCGGCGTGCGAGGCGGAATGCCCCAATGTGGCGATCTCCGAGAAGAACGGAACCTTCGTCATCAATCCCAAGAAGTGCACCGAGTGCATCGGCTATTTCGATGTGCCGCAGTGCGTCGCGGTGTGCCCGGTCGACGACACCTGCGTCATCGACACTTCGCTGCCGCGTTATCAGGCTGCCGGGGGCGCGGCATGA
- the groL gene encoding chaperonin GroEL (60 kDa chaperone family; promotes refolding of misfolded polypeptides especially under stressful conditions; forms two stacked rings of heptamers to form a barrel-shaped 14mer; ends can be capped by GroES; misfolded proteins enter the barrel where they are refolded when GroES binds), with amino-acid sequence MAAKDIRFSSDARDRILRGVEILANAVKVTLGPKGRNVVIEKSFGAPRITKDGVTVAKEIELADKFENLGAQLVREVASKQNDTAGDGTTTATVLAAAIAKEGAKAVAAGLNPQDLKRGIDLAVEAVVADLKKNSKKVTSNDEIAQVGTISANGDSFIGQEIAKAVQKVGNEGVITVEEAKSLDSETVIVEGLQFDRGYLSPYFITNAERLVAELEDPYILIHEKKLSTLQPLLPILEAVVQTGKPLLIIAEDVEGEALATLVVNKLRGGLKIAAVKAPGFGDRRKAQLEDIAILTGGQVVSEDLGIKLENVTLPLLGRAKRIRIDKENTTIIDGAGEKKDIEARVQQIKAQVEEVTSDYDREKLQERLAKLAGGVAVIRVGGATEVEVKEKKDRVDDALNATRAAVQEGISPGGGVALLRAIAVLGDVKVANSDQKTGVEIVRKAIQAPARQIVDNAGGDGAVVVGKLLESKDYSFGYDSQSGEYGDLVKLGIIDPTKVVRTALQDAASVAALIVTTEATITEQPKKDAGPALPPGGGMGGMDF; translated from the coding sequence ATGGCAGCCAAGGACATTCGTTTTTCCTCCGACGCGCGCGACCGTATCCTGCGCGGCGTCGAAATCCTCGCCAATGCGGTGAAGGTCACTCTCGGCCCCAAGGGCCGCAATGTCGTGATCGAGAAGAGCTTCGGCGCTCCCCGCATCACCAAGGACGGCGTCACCGTCGCCAAGGAGATCGAGCTCGCCGACAAGTTCGAGAATCTCGGCGCGCAGCTCGTTCGTGAGGTCGCTTCCAAGCAGAACGACACCGCCGGCGACGGCACCACGACGGCGACCGTGCTCGCCGCCGCCATTGCCAAGGAAGGCGCCAAGGCCGTCGCGGCGGGCCTCAACCCGCAGGATCTGAAGCGCGGCATCGACCTCGCGGTCGAGGCGGTCGTCGCCGATCTGAAGAAGAACTCCAAGAAGGTCACCTCCAACGACGAGATCGCCCAGGTCGGCACCATCTCGGCCAATGGCGACAGCTTCATCGGCCAGGAGATCGCCAAGGCGGTGCAGAAGGTCGGCAATGAGGGCGTGATCACGGTGGAAGAGGCCAAGAGCCTCGACTCCGAGACCGTCATCGTCGAGGGCCTGCAGTTCGATCGCGGCTATCTCTCCCCCTACTTCATCACCAACGCCGAGCGTCTCGTCGCGGAGCTCGAGGACCCCTACATCCTCATCCACGAAAAGAAGCTGTCGACGCTGCAGCCGCTGCTGCCGATCCTCGAGGCCGTTGTGCAGACCGGCAAGCCGCTGCTCATCATCGCCGAGGACGTCGAGGGCGAGGCTCTGGCCACGCTCGTCGTCAACAAGCTGCGCGGCGGCCTGAAGATCGCGGCCGTGAAGGCTCCGGGCTTCGGCGATCGTCGCAAGGCGCAGCTCGAGGACATCGCCATCCTCACCGGCGGCCAGGTCGTCTCCGAGGATCTCGGCATCAAGCTCGAGAACGTCACGCTTCCCTTGCTCGGCCGCGCCAAGCGCATCCGCATCGACAAGGAGAACACGACGATCATCGACGGCGCCGGCGAGAAGAAGGACATCGAGGCCCGCGTCCAGCAGATCAAGGCTCAGGTCGAGGAAGTCACCTCCGACTATGACCGCGAGAAGCTGCAGGAGCGTCTCGCCAAGCTCGCGGGCGGCGTCGCGGTGATCCGCGTCGGCGGCGCGACCGAGGTCGAGGTGAAGGAGAAGAAGGACCGCGTCGACGATGCGCTGAACGCCACCCGCGCCGCGGTGCAGGAAGGCATCTCGCCCGGCGGCGGCGTCGCCCTGCTGCGCGCCATCGCCGTTCTCGGCGACGTCAAGGTCGCCAACTCCGACCAGAAGACCGGCGTCGAGATCGTCCGCAAGGCGATCCAGGCTCCGGCCCGTCAGATCGTCGACAACGCCGGCGGCGACGGCGCGGTCGTGGTCGGCAAGCTGCTCGAGTCCAAGGACTACAGCTTCGGCTACGACTCCCAGTCCGGCGAGTATGGCGATCTGGTGAAGCTCGGCATCATCGACCCGACCAAGGTCGTCCGCACGGCTCTGCAGGACGCGGCTTCCGTCGCGGCGCTCATCGTCACCACCGAGGCGACGATCACCGAGCAGCCGAAGAAGGACGCCGGTCCGGCTCTGCCGCCTGGCGGCGGCATGGGCGGCATGGACTTCTGA
- a CDS encoding iron-sulfur cluster assembly accessory protein, whose translation MNIQFTPAAEKFIRRLVMFDGGPGFGLSLHVSPGGCSGMSAEFSVQPAPREGEQAFDFPSFKLFLPAQSRLLLDGVTIDFKETATSTGFSFIDPKAKACGCSSTTQTVVELPELPVA comes from the coding sequence ATGAACATTCAATTCACTCCCGCCGCGGAGAAGTTCATCCGTCGCCTCGTCATGTTCGACGGCGGTCCGGGCTTTGGCCTGAGCCTCCACGTCTCCCCGGGCGGCTGCTCGGGCATGAGCGCGGAATTCTCGGTTCAGCCGGCTCCGCGTGAGGGCGAGCAGGCGTTCGACTTCCCGAGCTTCAAGCTGTTTCTGCCGGCGCAGAGCCGCCTGCTGCTCGATGGCGTGACGATCGATTTCAAGGAGACGGCCACCTCCACTGGCTTCTCCTTCATCGATCCCAAGGCGAAGGCCTGCGGGTGCTCCTCGACGACACAGACCGTCGTCGAGCTGCCGGAGCTCCCCGTGGCGTGA
- a CDS encoding group II truncated hemoglobin: protein MDAVQSTKTAFDVIGGQEAIDRLVETFYRNMDELPQARGIRAMHAIDLGPTKAVLKLYLAEWLGGPKSYSEQRGHPRLRMRHMGFAIGPAERDAWMACMTGALDEVVDDVRLRDSLKQNFAKLADWLRNDPDNQHDKHH from the coding sequence ATGGACGCCGTGCAATCGACAAAGACCGCATTCGACGTCATCGGAGGCCAGGAGGCGATCGACCGTCTGGTCGAGACGTTCTACCGCAATATGGACGAGCTGCCGCAGGCGCGGGGCATTCGCGCCATGCATGCGATCGATCTCGGCCCCACCAAGGCGGTTCTGAAGCTCTATCTGGCCGAATGGCTGGGCGGACCCAAGAGCTATTCGGAACAGCGGGGACATCCCCGGCTGCGCATGCGTCACATGGGCTTCGCGATCGGACCCGCCGAGCGCGACGCGTGGATGGCCTGCATGACTGGCGCGCTCGATGAGGTGGTCGATGATGTGAGACTGCGTGACTCCCTGAAGCAGAACTTCGCCAAACTGGCGGATTGGCTACGTAACGATCCGGATAATCAACATGACAAGCATCACTGA
- the groES gene encoding co-chaperone GroES has protein sequence MAFRPLHDRVVVKRLEGEDKTKGGIIIPDTAKEKPAEGKIIAVGPGARDESGKLVALDVKEGDRVLFGKWSGTEVKIDGEDLLIMKESDILGVIA, from the coding sequence ATGGCGTTCCGTCCCCTCCACGACCGCGTCGTGGTCAAGCGCCTCGAAGGCGAAGACAAGACCAAAGGCGGCATCATCATTCCCGACACCGCGAAAGAGAAGCCCGCCGAGGGCAAGATCATCGCCGTCGGCCCGGGCGCCCGCGACGAGAGCGGCAAGCTCGTCGCTCTCGATGTGAAGGAAGGCGACCGCGTGCTGTTCGGCAAATGGTCCGGCACCGAGGTCAAGATCGACGGGGAAGATCTCCTCATCATGAAGGAAAGCGACATTCTGGGCGTGATCGCCTGA
- a CDS encoding 4Fe4S-binding leucine-rich repeat protein, whose amino-acid sequence MAAEPERISDDPLDWRGRPIRCRECSHVALNLEGLCRKGSACVRDRRAKRVDLFFRGHPHLADSYLDHVYFEVRARAARYASVLRLPPLLDDPEPEVRATVASRLPASRIAHLAHDPEPRVRIVAANRLEGAALLAMYSDPDYLVRIHVVRRLSPDLLTIAVHDEDPEVRRWVARRIPVERLHLLVKDPEPLVRLVVAERLPEDRLVAMSKDEDLRIRFTVAERCSSELLPSFLDDEDELVRACAQARLEGN is encoded by the coding sequence ATGGCCGCAGAACCAGAAAGAATAAGCGACGATCCGCTGGACTGGCGTGGTCGCCCCATACGCTGCAGGGAATGCTCCCATGTGGCGCTCAACCTCGAGGGGCTGTGCCGCAAGGGATCGGCCTGCGTGCGCGACCGCAGGGCGAAGCGTGTCGATCTCTTTTTCCGCGGACATCCGCATCTCGCGGATTCGTATCTGGATCACGTCTATTTCGAGGTGCGCGCCCGCGCGGCGCGCTACGCCTCGGTGCTGCGTCTGCCGCCGCTGCTCGACGATCCCGAGCCGGAGGTGCGGGCCACGGTCGCATCACGTCTGCCGGCGTCGCGCATCGCCCATCTCGCGCATGATCCTGAGCCGCGGGTGCGAATCGTCGCCGCCAATCGGCTCGAAGGCGCCGCACTGCTCGCCATGTATTCGGACCCGGATTATCTGGTCCGCATCCATGTCGTGCGACGCCTTTCGCCGGATTTGCTGACCATAGCCGTCCATGACGAGGATCCGGAGGTGCGCCGCTGGGTGGCGCGCCGCATTCCGGTGGAGCGGCTGCATCTTCTCGTGAAGGATCCCGAGCCTCTGGTGCGCCTCGTCGTCGCCGAGCGCCTGCCGGAGGATCGCCTCGTCGCCATGAGCAAGGACGAGGATTTACGCATCCGCTTCACCGTCGCCGAACGCTGCTCATCGGAGCTGCTGCCCTCTTTCCTCGATGACGAGGACGAGTTGGTCCGCGCCTGCGCGCAAGCGCGGCTGGAAGGAAATTGA
- the nifA gene encoding nif-specific transcriptional activator NifA, with the protein MNTAQARAFDPSESALVGIYEISKLLASPNRLEKTLAGVLALLSSFLDMRHGLIALLDTHGDPEVVVGSGWSEGNAKKFFEHLPERAVGQIVATKMPLVVENVAASPLFEGTDLSEWGPTDGQPFSLIGVPIKEADAVVGTLTVDRVYSDRSSVRFDHDVRFLTMIANLVGQTLRLHKLIARDRERLMQEKARLEKGDRPAAHAAHIEARLDGIKGIVGESPAVRAVVDKIRIVAKAKSTVLLRGESGTGKELFAAAIHNLSPRQSKPFVKLNCAALPESVLESELFGHERGAFTGAAALRKGRFELADGGTLFLDEIGDITPAFQAKLLRVLQEGEFERVGGARTMKVDVRFVCATNRNLEEAVQKGEFRADLYYRISVVPIFLPPLRDRRGDLAPLANEFLRRFNNEQNVHLSFSESAMEVLSECNFPGNIRELENCVYRTATLARNDSIVDKDFSCRNDGCLSSVLWNGSRESTIGGLHPPSFTPLPIVSKPQAPPPPARPPVARQPVVEEPVVPVIAAQPAAACPGAENCTVIETDHRSDRDKLIEAMEQAGWVKAKAARLLGLTPRQIGYALQKYDIPVKKF; encoded by the coding sequence ATGAACACGGCTCAGGCTCGCGCGTTCGACCCGAGCGAATCTGCTCTCGTCGGAATCTACGAAATTTCGAAACTATTGGCCTCGCCCAACCGGCTCGAGAAGACGCTGGCGGGCGTGCTGGCGCTGCTGTCGAGCTTTCTCGACATGCGCCACGGCCTCATCGCTCTGCTCGACACGCATGGCGACCCGGAAGTGGTCGTCGGCTCGGGCTGGAGCGAGGGGAACGCCAAGAAATTCTTCGAGCATCTTCCCGAGCGGGCAGTCGGCCAGATCGTCGCGACCAAGATGCCGCTGGTGGTCGAAAATGTCGCCGCCTCGCCTCTGTTCGAAGGCACGGATCTCTCCGAATGGGGTCCGACCGACGGGCAGCCCTTCTCGCTGATCGGCGTGCCGATCAAGGAGGCGGATGCGGTGGTCGGCACTTTGACGGTTGATCGCGTCTACAGCGATCGGTCCTCGGTGCGCTTCGATCACGACGTTCGATTCCTGACAATGATCGCCAATCTGGTCGGCCAGACCTTGCGGCTGCACAAGCTGATCGCACGTGACCGCGAGCGGCTGATGCAGGAGAAGGCCCGGCTGGAGAAGGGCGATCGGCCGGCGGCGCATGCGGCGCATATAGAGGCGCGGCTGGACGGCATCAAAGGGATTGTCGGCGAGAGCCCGGCGGTGCGCGCGGTCGTCGACAAGATCCGCATCGTCGCCAAGGCGAAATCGACCGTGCTGCTGCGCGGCGAGTCGGGCACGGGCAAGGAACTGTTCGCGGCGGCGATCCACAATCTCTCGCCGCGGCAGAGCAAGCCTTTCGTCAAGCTCAATTGCGCTGCGCTGCCGGAGAGCGTGCTGGAATCCGAGCTGTTCGGCCATGAGCGCGGCGCCTTTACCGGCGCGGCGGCCCTGCGCAAGGGCCGTTTCGAGCTCGCGGATGGCGGCACTCTGTTCCTGGACGAGATCGGCGACATCACGCCCGCCTTCCAGGCCAAGCTGCTGCGCGTGCTGCAGGAGGGCGAGTTCGAGCGCGTCGGCGGCGCCCGCACGATGAAAGTGGATGTTCGCTTCGTCTGCGCCACCAATCGCAATCTCGAGGAAGCGGTGCAGAAGGGCGAGTTCCGCGCCGATCTCTATTACCGCATCAGCGTCGTTCCGATCTTCCTGCCGCCACTGCGCGACCGGAGAGGCGATCTGGCTCCGCTGGCCAATGAATTCCTGCGGCGCTTCAACAATGAGCAGAATGTCCATCTGAGCTTCTCCGAATCGGCGATGGAAGTGCTCAGCGAGTGCAACTTCCCCGGCAATATTCGCGAGCTCGAGAATTGCGTTTATCGGACGGCGACGTTGGCGCGCAACGATTCGATCGTGGACAAGGACTTCTCTTGCCGCAACGATGGCTGTCTCTCCTCCGTGCTGTGGAACGGCTCGCGCGAGTCGACGATCGGCGGATTGCACCCGCCGAGCTTCACGCCTCTGCCGATCGTCTCCAAGCCGCAGGCGCCGCCGCCTCCGGCGCGGCCACCGGTGGCGCGGCAGCCCGTCGTCGAGGAGCCGGTCGTTCCCGTCATCGCGGCGCAACCTGCGGCGGCCTGCCCAGGGGCAGAGAACTGTACCGTCATCGAGACGGATCATCGCTCCGATCGGGACAAGCTCATCGAGGCGATGGAACAGGCCGGATGGGTCAAAGCCAAAGCAGCCCGCCTGCTCGGCCTCACCCCTAGACAAATCGGCTATGCACTGCAAAAATATGACATCCCGGTAAAGAAGTTTTGA